The genomic region ATTACATAAAAAATAGGTAAGGCTAAATGCCTTACCTTTCATATACAATCTTTGAAATATCCGCTATTACTTTTTCTGCATTACTTAAATCCTTAGTATAAATTACCAAAATAAATGGTCTATCTCCAAAAACAATTCCTATATCATGATAATTCCCTTGAAATGATCCATACTTATTTGCAACAATCCCCTCAGGTATATATCTTCCCATTCTAACACCTGTTGAACTATCTTTTAAATATTGAATAATATTTTTATAATAAGGATTATTATCCTTGTTTTCGTATAACTTAAGTAAAAATTTTCTCATCTCATTTGTTGAAAAAAGATTGCCTGTCCTATTTAATGGTTCTTCCAAAATTTTTCCATATTCTCTATAAAGACTTGTAACCTGATTAATTCCAGTTATTAACATATTAGCTGCAATATTATCTGAATTTAGGAGAGATCTTTTAGATAATTCAGCAAAAGTCTGTGGAGGTAAATATTCTCCCACTAGATAACCTTGTAAAACTCCTGAACCACCTTCATAATGTTGTGAATGAACATATTCAACTTTGCTATTTAAATTTATTTTACCAGATTGTACAAGATCATATAAAACAATATTAAGTGGTACTTTGTGAGTACTTCCCGCCTTAAATAATACGTCCCCATTTATATCAAATGATTCTTTTGTTGTAACGTCATAAAACGAAACAGCAACATTATTAACCATATCTCCTAAATAAGTCAAAATTTTATTTTTCAACCTAGATGAACCTACTCTATTGATTAAATCTTGCTCAAGTCTTAGTGCCTCTTGTTTTCTCTTTTCAATCTCATCAGTATAATCCACAAGTTTTATATCATTCTCTAATAAATTATATATACTTAAAGCATCAGTCCTATTTACCGGTATATTAACATTATTCTTGTCCAACTTTATGTTCATAAGAGATATCCTTACAGCAAATTCATCACTAAAGATTAATTTGTTCATAACATCACTAATCACTTTAGGTGAATCATTTATATTCCACCTTAAAATAAGAATCTCACTATTTTTATATGTTGAAGGGTACTCACTTCTATAGTAATATAAAATCCTTCCATCTATATAATCTAACCAATATTGTTTACCCTGCTTGTCCGTATCTCTTCCAAATATAAATCTATAAATCTTACTTATAAATTCTTCCTTAAGTTTAACTGAATCTAAAAATTCCTTAGACTCCAATACAAACTTCTCTATAAATGTTCTCGCAGATACTTTACCAGTACTAAGCATATTGTACCAATATCTAAATCCATCTGAATCAGCCTCACGTCCATAAAAAATATTGTAAGCTGACCCAATAAAATTTCCTAATAGCTTGTCTGAGGTTTGAGTTATAATCATATTTGCCTTAGAAGATACTTCCACAGTTTTATACGTAGATAAACACATACTTAAAATTAGAAACAAAGCTAAAAAACATTTGGAAATTCTTTTCATCACTCTCTCCTTATTTTATAAAATTATTAAATATATATATATATATACTTATTCTATAAATAAAATAATCTTCCTTGAATTTTAAATCCAAGAAAGATTATTTGCACATAATGTCAAATTTATTCAGATGTAACTTTATTTCTATTAAAACTTAGACTTAAAATTTGCAATACTTTTATCTACTTCCTCAACCATAGATTCATATTTTCTAAGCTTATCTTTCTCTTCTTTTATAACTTTTTCTGGAGCCTTACTCACAAATCCTTGATTTGATAATTTATTATTCAAACGCTCAATTTCTTTATCCAATTTATCCTTCTCTTTAGATAAACGATCAAGCTCCTTATTAATATCAACTAAATCTAACAACGGAACATACATATTTGAAGATGATGAAACAACCGTCACTACTTTATTAGAATTTACAAGTTCTTCATCAATCTTCGAAACAATTTCTATATCTTTTGATAAACCCAACTTTTCTATATAAATCAAAGACTCTACATAAATATCTCTAAAATTACCCTTAGGAACAATATAAAGTTTTGCCTTCTTTGACGGTGGTATATTCATTTGTGATCTTAGATTTCTTATAGCTCTAATTGATTCTATAACATAATTCATATTATCTTCAAATTCGTTAAAATTTAAATTATTATCAAATACAGGAAAATTAGACGTAGTTATAAATTCATTATCAAAATCTTTTAAATTTACATACAATTTTTCTGTTATAAAAGGCATCACTGGATGCAATAATTTCAATGAATCTATCAAAACTCTCCTTAATACTCTCAGAGTAACTCCTTTTTGCTTCTCACTTTCACCATGTAAAATAATCTTTGATAACTCTATATACCAATCACAAAACTCGGTCCATATAAAATCATAAATCTTAGATAATCCAACACCAAGCTCAAACCTTTCAAAATTATTTGTAACTTCATCTACTAATGTATTTAATTTATTCAAAATCCATTTATCAGCTAAACTATATTCATTGCAATCCTTATACTTCTCAATTAATTCTTCATCCAAATTCATCATGACAAACTTAGAAGCATTCCATATCTTGTTTGCAAAATTAGATGCAGATTCAACCTTTTCTTCGATATATCTAATATCATTTCCTGGTGAAATTCCATTTATAAGCATAAATCTTAAGGCATCTGCCCCATATTTTTCAATTACATCCATAGGATCGACTCCATTATCGAGAGACTTCGACATCTTTCTTCCTTGAGAATCTCTTATAATTCCATGTATAAATACTTTTCTAAAAGGAACTTCTCCCATATTATGTAATCCTGAAAAAATCATCCTAGCAACCCAGAAAAATATAATATCGTATCCTGTTACTAAAGTTTCATTTGGATAAAAATACTTAAGATCTTCTGTTTCGTTCGGCCAACCCAAAATAGAAAATGGCCACAAAGCTGAACTAAACCAAGTATCTAGTACATCTTCATCTTGATAAATTTCTGTTGATGAACACTTATCACATTTATCCAAATCATCAGAAGAAACCATAACGTTATCACAATCTTTACAATAAAAAACAGGAATTCTATGTCCCCACCAAAGCTGTCTAGAAATACACCAATCTTTAATATTTTCCATCCAATTAAAATATATCTTTTCGAATCTCTCTGGTATAAAAGAAATTTCCTTATTTTTAACACATTCTATTGCCGGCTTCGCAAGTTCCTCCATCTTAAGATACCATTGAGTAGAAATAATAGGCTCAATAATTGTTCCACACCTATCATGACAACTCACATTATGATCATGATCTCTTATGGATAATAAGAATCCTTTCTTCTGCAAATCCTCAACTATTCTCTCACGGGCATCATATCTATACAAACCTTCATACTCAAAACCATTTTCATTTACACAGGCCTTTTCATCTAGCACTCTAATTTGTGGTAAATTATGTCTTAGACCAACTTCATAATCATTCGGATCATGAGCTGGAGTTACTTTAACAACCCCTGTACCAAATTCCATATCTACATATGAATCTGCTATAACAGGAATTTTTCTACCAACAAGAGGTAGAATAACATTCATTCCTATATACTTTTTATATCTAACATCATCTGGATGAACCATAACAGCAACATCTCCGAGAAGAGTTTCTGGTCTAGTAGTAGCAATTTCTAAATATCCATCTCCGATCTCTAATGGATACTTAATATGCCAAAACTTACCTTTCATTTCTTTATATTCAATTTCTGCATCAGAAAGGGCTGTTGTACACTTTGGACACCAGTTTGTAATTCTATTCCCTTGATATATGTATCCTTGATTATATAACTTTACAAAAACCTCTCTAACAGCTTTGCTCAAGTTATTATCCATTGTAAAAGCTTCTCTTGAGAAATCACAAGACGTCCCTATCGTTTCAATTTGCTTACGTATTTTTGCCCTATATTCATCTGTCCATTCCCAAACTCTATCTAAAAACTTTTCACGTCCCAAATCATATTTCTTTATTCCATTCTTTAAAAGTTCATTATCAACTCTTACTTCAGTTGCAATGCTCGCATGGTCTTCTCCTGGAACCCATAAAGCCTCAAAGCCTTGCATCCTTTTAAAACGTATCAAAATATCTTGCAACGTTAAATCCAAAGCATGACCCAAGTGCAACTTGCCTGTTATATTTGGAGGAGGCATTGATATAACATAAGGCCTTTTATCTTCATTAACCCTAGCCCTAAACAAATCATTTTTCTGCCAAGTATCAAAAATATCTTTTTCAAACTCTACGGGACTATACTTACCTAATTCTTCTCTCATTTAACCCTCCGTAAACTTCATAATTATCACTAATTTTTTTCTTCTACATTATCAATATTTTATCACATAGTATATCATTGTCAAAAATATTTATATGTTAAACTGAATAATCAAGGTAATTTTTGGAATAATAATATTAAGTTTAACAAGAGGTGATTAATTTTGGATTTTTACTTTAAAAAGGCGAATGATTATTACAATAAAAAAGATTACAAGAAGGCAATCTCATTATATAAAAAATCTATTCAACACCAAGGAAGTGAAGCATGCTCACTTTATAATTCTGCAGTTTGCTACATAAAATTAAAAGAATATGATGAGGCAATTAATTTATTAAAACAGGCTCTTGAAATAAAACTTGACCATAAGTACCTATTTAATTTGGCTTATTGTTACTCACTACTTGGTGATAATGCAAAAGCTCTTACATATTTTAATTGGTCATGGGCTATTAATAATGATGACTATGAATGCAAAAAAGCAATATCTATGATTTTAGATTCATTCGATAAAACTAAAAAATAAAAATAAAAGGGTAGTCTTAATCCCCCAATTAAAACTACCCTATAATTATATTTTAAACTGAAAATTCCCATATAACTCTTTCCCTTATGTGATCTTGTTCAAAATTATTAATATCAAAATAGTTGCCTGTCTCACCAAATGTAGTATCAACTTCAATCCAAGAATCTGATTCATCAATGTAAACCTCATTCCAAGCATGGTTTATCCAACTAGTTCCATTGTATCCTTTACCAACCACAATACGAGTTGGCAACTGTATACTTTCTGCAAGTACAGAATAAAGGCTCGCATAGTCAAAACAAATTCCCAATTTGCTTTCAAATGCAGAAATAGCTCCAGATAAATTACTGAAATCTTCATTTAATATATCATTTGATTTTTCCTCATCATATTCAAGCATATTTATCACATCATCATATAATTTTCTCGCCTTATCATAAGAGTTAACTAGTCCTTTCGTACTTTGTACAGCAAATTCTACAATTTCATCAGTACTTCTTGTTGCCTCATCTATCGTAACTCCATTATACAAATACTTTATGTTATTTGACCTAATATCATTAAATGTATCTAAAATAGGATTAAAAATATTAAGCATGATCTCATTTAAATCATACTTAAATGGAACTATAATTCTATTAGATATACTTTTATATAAGTTAGATGAATTTATAAGTTTATTAATCTTATTATTCTCTGTCAAAAACATGGAAAATGTATTAAGAGCGAAAATAAAAATTAATACAATAAGAATTGCTTTTGGAGCTTTTATAATTCCAAATACTACATATCTAAATATATTTGGAAGTTGAAATAAAAACTTATGAGATTTAATAACCATGTTTTTAAACAATATAATATGAATACACCTACATATTAAATTATAAATCATAAATACTAAAACGAATAATCCTACCTTCAATATAAATCCAATCAATGTATTATCTGCACGATTTATATTAAAAACATTCAAAACCAAATAATATAATTCATAAGCAATAATATCATAAGATAAATAAACAAGATAAATAGAAATTACATTTATATAAAATCCAATATCACGAAAAATATATTGTAACTTATTATACTTAACAATTCCTCTAAACAAAGTAAAAATAAACAATACCACAATAAAAATAGATATAATACCATTGTCTAAGGTATCTATTAATAAATTAAACAACCCGTAATCCCCTTTAAAGTAGACATCCAATGTAACAAAATCATCTAATTTTTCAAATAAACTTGATCTATTATTTTAGTCGCTAAGTCATAATCATATCCTTTTCCAATTAGGTGACAAAATAGCTTGTGTCTAATTTTAAATACCTCAAATTTATCTTTAATTACATCATACTTCTTTTGACATATCTTAACGCCTATTTCTATCTTTTGTTCATCAGATATTTTTGAAAATTCCGCCTTTAAAAATTCATTATCTAATCCCTTAAGAATTAAATCAAAAAATATTTTCTTTTCACCATACTTTAATAAGTTCTTATTTATGTAATTTCTAGCATATCTGTAATCATTTATAAAGTTGTACTCCAACAAGTATTTGATTACATCATCTGCTACATTTGGATCAACACATTTATCCAAAAGATACTTTTTCATTTCTTTTTGCGTTTTGTCATACCGATTTAATAACTTTAATGCTAAGTTTTTCGCAATTATAAATTCTCTACTCATAACTATTTTCCTTTAAGAATATGAACTGTTGGATTATTAAAATACTTTTTGCAAACTTCCATTATTTGTCGCTTATTAATATTCCCTATTTTTTCCAAATCTTCCATATATGATTCAATATTTTTATCATAAAGTAGTTTATCTATTAAATACAATCCAAGTTTTCTATTATCTTCAAGAATTGAATATATAGCTATCAATTGTAGCTTTTTCATCAAATTTAAATTATAATAATCAAAATTATAACTGCAATTCTTTATTTCTAATATACATTCATCTATAATTTTCCTAGCTCTATCTATGTTCTCCTTACCAGTCGTACAAAAAATATACATCCCCTTAAATTCGTCACTAATTTCTAATTGTGTATAAATATCATAAGCCAGCCCTTCTTCATCTCTTACTTTCTTAAATAATATAGAATTTGAGCCTCCTCCAAGTTTATACTCTGCTAATTTTAAAAGTATTTTCTCGCCTTGTTGTAAATCTTTAAACACAAACAAATATGTAACAGTACTTATTTCTAAATCGCTCTTTTCACTAACTATAGTCTTGGAAATATTTACCTCTTCAATCAATTTTTTATGTGAAATATGTTTTCTTTGCCAGGAGTTAAAATATTTTTTTAATAAACTAACTATGTACTCTTCACTGTATGAGCTAATAACAACCGCATACGCATTATTCGGAACATAATATTTATTATAAAATTTAATTAAATCATCAGTAGTTACACTTTCCAATAATTTTCTATCACCTGCTATGTCATACCTTATATGAGATTTTTCAAAAGCTTGTTCATTTAGCTTTAAAAAACTAAACTCCTCATAATTTGCATAACATGAATCTAATTCCGAAATTATTATATCTCTCTCAATGTCCATCTCTTCACTATCAAATTTAGGACTCATAACCATGGATGAAATTAATTCTATACATTTTTCTAAATCATCATCCAATCCATTTATAGATACTACAGTTGAACCATAATCAGTAAATGCATCATAATCCCCACCCAAAAATTCAATAATATTGTTTACTTCATAGTCTTTAAATTTACAATTTGATCTAAATAACATATGTTCAATAAAATGACTAAATCCTCTTTCATTGTCCGTTTCATATGCACTTCCAATTTTAATTCCAAGATTAAAATTAAAAAATTTACATTGCTTATTTAAAACAAGAATTTTAAATCCATTATCTAAAATAAATTCTTTAAAATTAATTTTTAAATTTTCCATACTTTCTCCTAACAT from Candidatus Arthromitus sp. SFB-mouse-Japan harbors:
- a CDS encoding tetratricopeptide repeat protein; translated protein: MDFYFKKANDYYNKKDYKKAISLYKKSIQHQGSEACSLYNSAVCYIKLKEYDEAINLLKQALEIKLDHKYLFNLAYCYSLLGDNAKALTYFNWSWAINNDDYECKKAISMILDSFDKTKK
- a CDS encoding M16 family metallopeptidase, encoding MENLKINFKEFILDNGFKILVLNKQCKFFNFNLGIKIGSAYETDNERGFSHFIEHMLFRSNCKFKDYEVNNIIEFLGGDYDAFTDYGSTVVSINGLDDDLEKCIELISSMVMSPKFDSEEMDIERDIIISELDSCYANYEEFSFLKLNEQAFEKSHIRYDIAGDRKLLESVTTDDLIKFYNKYYVPNNAYAVVISSYSEEYIVSLLKKYFNSWQRKHISHKKLIEEVNISKTIVSEKSDLEISTVTYLFVFKDLQQGEKILLKLAEYKLGGGSNSILFKKVRDEEGLAYDIYTQLEISDEFKGMYIFCTTGKENIDRARKIIDECILEIKNCSYNFDYYNLNLMKKLQLIAIYSILEDNRKLGLYLIDKLLYDKNIESYMEDLEKIGNINKRQIMEVCKKYFNNPTVHILKGK
- a CDS encoding regulatory protein RecX produces the protein MSREFIIAKNLALKLLNRYDKTQKEMKKYLLDKCVDPNVADDVIKYLLEYNFINDYRYARNYINKNLLKYGEKKIFFDLILKGLDNEFLKAEFSKISDEQKIEIGVKICQKKYDVIKDKFEVFKIRHKLFCHLIGKGYDYDLATKIIDQVYLKN
- a CDS encoding transglutaminase-like domain-containing protein gives rise to the protein MFNLLIDTLDNGIISIFIVVLFIFTLFRGIVKYNKLQYIFRDIGFYINVISIYLVYLSYDIIAYELYYLVLNVFNINRADNTLIGFILKVGLFVLVFMIYNLICRCIHIILFKNMVIKSHKFLFQLPNIFRYVVFGIIKAPKAILIVLIFIFALNTFSMFLTENNKINKLINSSNLYKSISNRIIVPFKYDLNEIMLNIFNPILDTFNDIRSNNIKYLYNGVTIDEATRSTDEIVEFAVQSTKGLVNSYDKARKLYDDVINMLEYDEEKSNDILNEDFSNLSGAISAFESKLGICFDYASLYSVLAESIQLPTRIVVGKGYNGTSWINHAWNEVYIDESDSWIEVDTTFGETGNYFDINNFEQDHIRERVIWEFSV
- a CDS encoding valine--tRNA ligase codes for the protein MREELGKYSPVEFEKDIFDTWQKNDLFRARVNEDKRPYVISMPPPNITGKLHLGHALDLTLQDILIRFKRMQGFEALWVPGEDHASIATEVRVDNELLKNGIKKYDLGREKFLDRVWEWTDEYRAKIRKQIETIGTSCDFSREAFTMDNNLSKAVREVFVKLYNQGYIYQGNRITNWCPKCTTALSDAEIEYKEMKGKFWHIKYPLEIGDGYLEIATTRPETLLGDVAVMVHPDDVRYKKYIGMNVILPLVGRKIPVIADSYVDMEFGTGVVKVTPAHDPNDYEVGLRHNLPQIRVLDEKACVNENGFEYEGLYRYDARERIVEDLQKKGFLLSIRDHDHNVSCHDRCGTIIEPIISTQWYLKMEELAKPAIECVKNKEISFIPERFEKIYFNWMENIKDWCISRQLWWGHRIPVFYCKDCDNVMVSSDDLDKCDKCSSTEIYQDEDVLDTWFSSALWPFSILGWPNETEDLKYFYPNETLVTGYDIIFFWVARMIFSGLHNMGEVPFRKVFIHGIIRDSQGRKMSKSLDNGVDPMDVIEKYGADALRFMLINGISPGNDIRYIEEKVESASNFANKIWNASKFVMMNLDEELIEKYKDCNEYSLADKWILNKLNTLVDEVTNNFERFELGVGLSKIYDFIWTEFCDWYIELSKIILHGESEKQKGVTLRVLRRVLIDSLKLLHPVMPFITEKLYVNLKDFDNEFITTSNFPVFDNNLNFNEFEDNMNYVIESIRAIRNLRSQMNIPPSKKAKLYIVPKGNFRDIYVESLIYIEKLGLSKDIEIVSKIDEELVNSNKVVTVVSSSSNMYVPLLDLVDINKELDRLSKEKDKLDKEIERLNNKLSNQGFVSKAPEKVIKEEKDKLRKYESMVEEVDKSIANFKSKF
- a CDS encoding serine hydrolase, which codes for MKRISKCFLALFLILSMCLSTYKTVEVSSKANMIITQTSDKLLGNFIGSAYNIFYGREADSDGFRYWYNMLSTGKVSARTFIEKFVLESKEFLDSVKLKEEFISKIYRFIFGRDTDKQGKQYWLDYIDGRILYYYRSEYPSTYKNSEILILRWNINDSPKVISDVMNKLIFSDEFAVRISLMNIKLDKNNVNIPVNRTDALSIYNLLENDIKLVDYTDEIEKRKQEALRLEQDLINRVGSSRLKNKILTYLGDMVNNVAVSFYDVTTKESFDINGDVLFKAGSTHKVPLNIVLYDLVQSGKINLNSKVEYVHSQHYEGGSGVLQGYLVGEYLPPQTFAELSKRSLLNSDNIAANMLITGINQVTSLYREYGKILEEPLNRTGNLFSTNEMRKFLLKLYENKDNNPYYKNIIQYLKDSSTGVRMGRYIPEGIVANKYGSFQGNYHDIGIVFGDRPFILVIYTKDLSNAEKVIADISKIVYER